The following nucleotide sequence is from Zea mays cultivar B73 chromosome 1, Zm-B73-REFERENCE-NAM-5.0, whole genome shotgun sequence.
gtcgtaacttatgctaagtaacatgaatatcatttttgcatgcacggtttttcaagtttcgagtgacctgcagttcaaatctgaatttttcgaagaaattcaaataaacgaactaaatctactaacgattgaaaactctgttataattgtccacaaatgatacatgtaggtctacatagtgtaggaacataccacaaaaagtttgggagacaaaatcaaaaaaaataaaaatatactttgtcgagtgtctagagaagacactcggcaaagagtcctttgccgagtgcccagtatatggcactcggcaaagaagcctctttgcggAGTGCCAATcctcggctctcggcaaagactgacgaccGTCAGCTTTAGGACGGCCGCTgatggccctttgccgagagccacctttgccgagtgtttgacactcggcaaacgtgTCGTTGCCGAGTggggtcctgtgccgagtgtccagcactcggtaaagaggctcgttcccgagagcctaactttaccgagtgcgactgctttgccgagtgccggacaaaaggcactcggcaaagagaccgacactcgacaaagcctcGGATTCTGGTAGTGTAACGtcttaagtagtagtagagatagATGAGGTACAAAGCAACACACACTAGATCGACAGTGCATGGGGTCAAAATTTTGTATTTGAACACAAATGCCTGGTACAGAGTCCATGCTCACGCGCATTTTTATCCTAGTACGTGGTTGGCCAGTCCATCACAGTACACAAAGTGCAGTAATCTATCGGTAGATCAGGAAAGTGAAGGTCCCACAGGTCAGCGACCCAGGTATGACAAACTCCGCAGGCTTGTCCATGTACTGTACCTTGAGTATAGAGTAGTAGATGCTTTGCTGAGCTGATGACGCCTTGGAGAGAAGCAATCAAATCAAATGGAGATTATCTTATGCATTTCATCCGAAGGGCCTTGCCATACCCAGTTAATTAAACAAACATTTTAGCTGCTGGGACATGATTGGAGTAAAAAAATACGCCAACAAATATATTCTGTACGTTCTTCCAGCAGCTCTACTAAGGATGCAATACTAGTTTTATCATATTTCTGACATGTCCTAGCTAGCTGGTCATGCAGAGAAGCAGAATAGTGTGTGTCAGCTTTCGGGCTGGGTGTCATTTGAGGGAGGCTTCAAGTAGGGATGTGTTGTCAAGTGAAGTGCATGCGCGGCGGCCCTTCTCCAACCCCAGTCGAGTTGACCTCCTCTCCCCACAATTCCCCACCATCTCGTCTCCTGCTGCGCGCGTGCCCTTGTTATCTCCATTGACAGACCCCAAACTCGATTTCTTCCCCTCCTTTCTCCCATATAGATAGCCCCGGCCGGCCCCTAGATTTCATATCGCATGCGTACAAACCGCAGGCTAACCAGCCTGCAGAGACCACAGATCGGTCGAGGAAGTAGCCAACTAGCTAGTAGCTAAGATGATCGGGGGAGAGGGGAATCCGTATTACTTACAGAACCAGCTGTTCCACCACGGCCACGCGGCCCTCCATGGCATGGAAGGCGGCGGCTTCCATGCCATCGAGCCGCCGCCGGCCTCCGACTCCGCCGCCGACGCGCTGCTCTACAACCTGTCCGTGCTCAGGGACAAGGTCCAGCAGCTGCAGCCGCTCGTCGGCCTCGCCCTCGCGCACGACGGCCCCGGGCCAGTCGCCGCCGCgcccggcgccggcgccgccatCCAGGAGATCATCGCCGCCGCCTCCTCTATGATGTACGCCTTCCAGCAGCTGtgcggccacggccacggccacggcggCGCGGCTACTGCGTCCGCTAACAACGCCGCGCAGCAGGCCACGCAACAGGGCGGGGCTAACATCGTCGCCGTCGCCGACAACCACGGCCGCATGGCTGACACTGCGGCTACCTTCGGCGACCACCATCAGCACCAACAGGCGCCCGTCACCGACCATGTCATGCAGCAGcagtggcagcagcagcagcaccactGCTATGGCGGCGGCTACGGCCGGCGTATCCACGATAGCAAGATGACACCCGTAGCTGCGGCGGTGGCCATGCCATCGTCATCACATTCTAAGCCGATGACGACGGCCGTGGCGGGGATGGCCAAGGAAGAGGTCGCGGCCGGCACGATCATACAGCTGGAGGCGGCAGAGCTGCTGGCCAAGTACACGCACTATTGCCAGGTGTGCGGCAAGGGGTTCAAGCGCGACGCCAACTTGCGCATGCACATGCGCGCGCACGGCGACGAGTACAAGAGCAGCGCGGCGCTGGCGAACCCGGCCAAGGCCGCAGTCGTCAGAAACGCCACGGCAGCGCCGTCGAGCGGCGCCGCCACCACCAGGTCGTTATACTCGTGCCCGCACGAGGGCTGCCGCTGGAACCGGAAGCACGCCAAGTTCCAGCCGCTCAAGTCGGTGATCTGCGCCAAGAACCACTACAAGCGCAGCCACTGCCCCAAGATGTACGTCTGCAACCGCTGCAACCGCAAGCACTTCTCCGTGCTCTCCGACCTCCGCACCCACGAGAAGCACTGCGGCGACCACCGCTGGCTCTGCTCCTGCGGCACCTCCTTCTCCCGCAAGGACAAGCTCATCGGCCACCTCGCGCTCTTCAGCGGACACCAGCCCGCAGTGCCGCTCGACAGGCAGGCCAACGGCGGCGACAGGAGGTCGTCGTCGATGTCGCCGTGGACGACGCAGCTCGGTACGTAATAACGGCATTTGGGATCCATCGGAATTGATGATGAGAAGGTGCAATAATGCACTGCCTATATATCAGGCAAAAAGACTCAAATTGACACATGAGTTTGGTTGCTGTCTTCCTTATCTTGAAAAATGAAATGGGCGAAACTGCAATCAAACTCATGCTGTTGCTGTTCGTGTGTAGATCGATCGACACATATACAGAAGTGTAATTATGGATTAGTAGTGTTCGATTAAATGGTGCTGAGAGGATCTCCAAGACTCCAACAGACTAGTTAAATGGCTTGTAAAGCCAAATTTTGACTATTAAACGGCAAAATAACTCTCCAACAAACTCGCTATTTGACTCACCAAGCTATCAGAGTCTTTAAATTGGCTCCCTCGTTAGCTAAACTTGGCTAGCCACTCTAAATAGCCAAACTAGATAGATAATCTATTGGAGTGATATGCTATATATAAAGTATAATCTTTATGAAATAATAAATAGAGAGTTAAATATAGAGCTAAAAATAAAGAGTcatttggagatgctctaatactCCAATAAGATACCATCAAAGCAAATGTGGCTGGCTTATTTAACTTTTAATATTTTAGGGCCTACAAACACAGCTGAATATTCGAACTAAAGCTGTGAATATTCGAACTAAAGTGTTTTTTTATATCCCCGTGCATGAAAACTCAAATCATGCATCAGTTTTATACTTTGATCACTACcggaattcggctctttgccgagtgtcggcggctttgccgagtgttttttatcaggcactcggcaaagccgagtttaccgagcgccgcactcggcaaactcctgcgctcggtaaatagcttatttaccgagtgcaggacactcggcacagccaagcactcggcaaagactgtttTGCCAAGCGTCAACCACTCGGCAAatatggctctcggcaaagggccgttagcgccgtctacaactgacggccgtcagtctttgccgagtgtcaaatatctggcactcggcaaagagagtctttgccgagtgtcctatatagactctcggcaaagcatatttttattttttttatttttgtcaccaaactttttgtggtatgttcctacactatgtagacctacatgtaccattttgggacaattataacagtgttttctatagctagtacatttagtttgtttatttgaatttctttggaaaattcagatttgaactgcaggtcactcgaaacttggaaaaccgtgcatgcaaaaatgatatccatactacttagcacaagttacgaccgatttcaggagcggaccggaaacttcgagcaccatgctcactcaacatgaccgtaaacttgccatccaggtgtttaaaaaattgtataaaacagaaacaaagtcagaaaatcatgaaacctgtccacgtgtcatgatatcatatgtagaggctgtgataaaaaattgaaaaagtttcgagaaagctgtaacgcactatgtgtacaaacctaagagatccacattgaaactctatgatttcatgtgtggttctcttaggtttctacacataatgtctcacaactttctccaaacattctaacttttttatcacagactctacatatgatatcatgacatgtagacaagtttcatgattttctaagtttgtttgtgttttataaattttttaaacagctgtgtggcaagttcacggccatgttgagttagcatggtgctcgaagtttctggtccgatcctgaaatcggtcgtaacttgtgctaagtagaatggatattatttttgcatgcacaattttccaagtttcgagagacctacagttcaaatgtgagtttttcgaagaaattcaaataaaaaaactaaatgtattagctatagaaaacactgttctaattatctcaaaatggtacatgtaggtctatatagtgtaggaacataccacaaaaaatttggtagggaaaataaaaaaataaaaaagtaatttgccgagtgtccacaaatgacactcggcaaagcatgctttgccgagagccagcggggcgacactcggcaaaggattgtaaaagattctttgccgagtgtcatccagctggcactcagcaaagaacactttgccgagtgtcatccagctggcactcggcaaagaacactttgccgagtgctagcgaTCTGGtgctcggcaaagaatattttaatatttttaaaaaatctttgccgagtgccagatcgcgggcactcggcaaagaacgtgtAAATAGCGCATGGTAACTTCTTCCtttctcactctctctctctcactccgtGCCACCGCTGCCCTCTCCACGCCGCCGCGTTCGACGCCGTCACGCCCCTGCCCTCGGCGGTCGCGCCCTCGACCCCACGCCGCCGCGCCACTGCCCAACACCGGTGCGCCCCTGCCCCCACGCCGCCACGCCCGACGACGTCGCGGCCAATGCCGCCGCGCCCCTGCCCTCGCCCGCCCTCGGCCCCACGCTGCCGCAGCCCTGCCCCCACGCCGCCGGCATcctcggccgccgcgccctcggcCCCCACGCCTACACCTTCCTCGGCCACTGTCCATGGCCCACACTCATCCTACGCCTCCCCACGCCGCCGCGGCCCGGACGTCGTTGCGGCCCACGGCCGCCCTCGACCTCGGCCCCGACGCCGCCGCGTCCCACGACCGCCCTCGGCCTCGACGCCGTCGCGCCTCCACGCTGGTATAAACATATGTTTTTTCGTTAGTATATATGTTCTTGTATTATCAAAGCTTTTATGTGCTCAAAACATATGCCCATAAATGCTTTGTCGCCTTCAACGGTATTATCAAAGCTTTTATGTGCTCCTGGTATACGTgtgaatgtcagccatcgtgctgttacttttatttgcaggttttggaaacctccccgtgtaggggaggtgctgccgaatttttttgttaacagacttgtttatttttttgcagaggtcttcctagccgctgcgggtctgcctcgcgtcgccactgcaccgacccgccacagccccactagcctgactccaccgccaccctaggtataacctttatttccgcatcatggtcgtagatcacgtaaccctgttaggcgtctcccgttcgaaagagatacagtgtagatatgcagatctttgcatatctacaaatgtatcagtttcgaattgtccacgttttttggacagcccgcgattgcgtagatggtgttagtttcatgctctactccggtccgagatagagtttcggcgtcacctccctgttgttctccggaaagtacactctccctgccaggacgtgtatccggagaacagcggggaggtgctgccgaaattctatctcggatcggagtatagcatggaaactaactccatctacgcaaccgcgggtgggattaggacctatcatcacctattagaaggtaggaacgtagtgtacatgcattacatgtctatattaaactatactcggttatatatgttagaggatggaggaccgtgagtggatgtacacgggccgcgttcgacgtaatgatgtcacccctgaatggattaggaagaccgatgctttcgtggaacgggcatatggcaaagctgctaaaggagctagcctagtcccttgtccgtgcagcaaatgtgacaaccggaaaagaaaaccaaagaaggccatggtagaacatatttggaagaatggatttacgccggactatactcggtggatcttccatggtgaagcgcatcgcacacaacattgacgtgatgcacactaaaaagaatgtcgtcgaggcactttgggcaacaattatggagattcctgataagtcaaaggataacgtaaaggcaagagtggatctggcagagttatgtgatagaccaaaccaagagatgaagccgcctagtggtggtaagacatggagaaggcctaaggccgatttcgtcctgagcagggcccagaggaaggaagtactacaatggatcaagatgttaatgttccctgatgggtatgcagctaaccttagtaggggggtgaacttatctactctgcgagtcttagggatgaagagtcatgacttccacatatggattgaacgaattcttccggcgatggttcgaggttatgtccctgagcatgtctggctagcgcttgcagagttgagctatttcttccgccagctttgtgcaaaagagttagctcggaccatgattgcagacttggaaaggatggcacccgtgttactgtgtaagctggagaagatctttccacccggcttcttcaatccgatgcagcatttgattattcatctcccgtatgaggcacgaatgggggggcccgtgcagggacgttggtgctatccaatcgagagatgtctaaagactatccgaaagaaatgtagaaataaatgcaaaatcgaggcttccattgcagaggcatacatactggaggaggtgtcaaacttcacaacaacttactatggtgacaaactgccgagcgtgcataatccaccccctcgttacaatgatggcgacaatgaatcgaacctcagcatttttcgagggcaactcggaagcgcaagtggttcgaccaccaagaccctgagacatgaagagtggcgccatatcatgctatatgtattgaccaaccttgaagaggtgacgccatacatggagcaatttcttcatgaattctggcgtcgatcaagggacccaactccacaggaatatgatacccttcttcgaaagggtgcgggaaatggattgcccgatttcatttcctggtttaaacgtaaggtacgtgcttagtttatcatttgaagttgctcttacgtgcgaataatataacaatctagcgtgtttgaacttgcagggccaaagagagccgtctatgagtgccgagttgagacaagtagccaatggctttgcctatagggtcaggaaattttctgggtatgacgtcaatggataccgttttcgcacaacaagctacgaccaaagtcggcccaatcgaaaaaccacgtgttctggagtctttacgcccgggcttgatgaggtcgagtattatggaagaattgaagaaatatatgaactcaatttttatggttccaaacctcttactccagtgatattcaaatgtcattggtttgacccagaagttacgagacggacacattctaatcttgggctagtcgaaattcgacaggattccaccttaccaggagacgatgtctatattgtggcccaacaggccacacaagtgtattatcttccatatgcgtgccaaacgaaacaacatcttaagggttgggatgttgtgtataaggtatcaccgcacgctaaattacctgttccaaacgatgaagattataacttagacccggacacatatgacagagagttcttccaagaagatgggctcgaagggcaatttgagatagacttaaccgaagcgatcggaatggaagtagatattgaaatggttgttgatgacgaggatgatgaggtgcaaaatgagaatgacttagaaatacttgaaggcaatgccaatgacgaaattgcgccttcagatgatgttgactatgaaatggttgatagtgatgatgacacttatgatccggctaacccggacacatatgaagattatttttaatcgatgtaatgctatatttcatttattttgcatatgtttctaaatacatatttttttatctgtgcttaattgtttactcttaattgcaggttgttggacaaagatggtgggcggtgggacgaggacgaggagggggagggggagggggaggaggagcacccgtaggacggaggaggaggcacaaCAGGACGACGTCGTacaacagcaggtggagcagcaagccgctgtcgatgcggcacagcaggacgacgacgatgcggcgcagcaggacgacgacgacgacgacgccgctcagcaggacgtctcaggttctggctcctcaggttcgaggagtatctacctgcgaggtcccgcgagcctccctaagcgacccatacttcgtgacagacgtccgctgatacgacccgatggagagaggtaggtaactttagatgttgttgctgctttttcatattatatgttcaaattaataatagaaactaatacttcatcttaatcacttggacatgtcttggatggttttggagactgcagggggtcacggccgcaaccctaatggcatcctcggccttctatgccgggaacacttccctggacttgtcgagtacgccgaagtgacgagcccagcatacaccttcgaccactacgctgtcgcccccgatgcagtagatcgggacggcagacaattcaaccacaaggcagagcgggtgaagcaagagctgtgggtaagtcttcctcgcactatattgtttaataagtcgcatttgttgcatattcttgaaataatgtatggatacatcgtctttgtatgtaggatttcttcagatgcgatgctgaatacgaggccagggcggatgtggtgtctactacgtgttgtaagaagctcgtcgtggacatgcactacgaggcgcgcatctaggccatcgtcacttaccacggctccgtccttggggagaaggtgaacaagaaggacgcccgaaccatgtcgttgactccggaccagtacttgcaggtaaatacaaaactttattattggtactaaatatgcttatgtttatcttctgatatgcggtgtacttatatttttttagatgattcctcattggtgcgtcgcgcatcctgagtgctgggagaagatggtgcagaggtggtgctcggctgagtgggacgaggcacacaacgctagccgggaacggcgtttgctgatgcaaggtccctcccaccatcaaggcagccgcagcctgggcaaatacgcggaagcatggatacgcgctcttttttatttaggtatataactttcgattagacatgatttctatccATCtcattggttttctcgcagtcggcggcacatggtggcgcgccttgctccacgttctcggtatatgctatggcccacaagggggaggcgacgtccgatgtcacctacaacccggatgacgggcccgaggcgtacaccaaccccaccATCCACAGCCGCcttagtgagtacaccgccatggccaaggaggtccatgggccagattacgatccgaggaccgaggacatcgacggagatgtcctcatgagggtcggaggaggcaagaggcatgggcggtactggattgccgacggggcaatcgactcgtcctccactcccactctctctcaggtgcgagcaaggagcacgagcgcgagcccagccatacgacctcggcaggacagctcacatcatcgtatccagcaactccaggttattccttatctattcatcgttcattgattattatatatcttctatttgcattatcgtaacattagggcgaaatattacagactcagctagatgatgagaggaggcaacgtgaggagctggagaagaggatggcggagatgtttgcgtacatgcagagccttggcgccgcacagggtcatgctccaccacctccattgttccctgcagctgaccctgctgatttcactactcctgtgagtatcaaaattttagtactgcatgatatatattcatatgttctcacacatacaatctcttctctgtgcagggtcaatcggcggcgtcgaacaaccctcatgcttcgtccagcccttcgccgaaccagtccagatgcccacctcgttgatgatctgttttgtgatgatctagacttatatttgtgagttttggtgatgttagttagacttggtcttgtgagatacttggtgatgttagtgatgatccagacttatatttgttttgtgatgatcctgacttatatttgtgagactttagtgagactttgtgatatatatggtgttgatgataaatgtgttcattctgtgatgcgattgatatataatgtgatgtgaatgatatatatcttttgtttgtttggatggaacagcaaaaacaaataaaaaagggacatcctggtcactttgccgagtgtaacactcggcaaagggtctctttgccgagtgctatgaccacgacactcggcaaagaaggaaacctgggaaccggtaaagccatctttgccgagtgctgaccatggcactcggcaaagaaggaaacctgggaaccggcaaagccatctttgccgagtgttgttgccaaggcactcggcaaagggactggcaaaggggccaactggaggactctttgccgagtgcctgtccaccagacactcggcatagaagcctcctttgccgagtgcctacgagagctctcggcacagggattggcggtggggcccactggacccgtctttgccgagggcctctagagcagacactcggcaaaattagcctctttgccgagtgccaaagaaagacactcggcaaagaatccgtcaccgtcacttggcgccgtgacggtgacttttctttgccgagtgtcaaatggcactcggcaaattctttgccgagtgcccgacaaaaagtactcggcaaagaggctgttgccgatgtacagttcgccgagcgttctttgccgagtgtaaaatagcctttgccgagtgtctgcgacACTCAACAAAGAAGCTGTGTCCGGTAGTGGATTATTATTTCCATTGtctaaaaaaagagagagaatgcAACATCAGTCAAATAATAAACTCATGCTGTGTCGGAGAACTGTAGATTTGCATTGACGACATACTTGGATATAGATATAATTCTGATGTAGTGTGGTGGATCTGTTTTGGTTGATGCACTACTGCTATTTAGATAAATTCTCTATACGTGCACCACTACAATCTTATCTAATACCTTATTTGACATTACAAATGTTATAATCTCTTCTATGTCATTCTAATGCATTTCTCTTATGTGCCATCACCCGTGGCATAGAACGGTAAAAATTGTGTGTTTGAATCCTTTTAATTTTATGCCACTAGCTACGgtaaagaagaataagaaattgcATCAGGGTGGTATAAACTATAAAGGATTAGGACTTCTTCCATGATAAATAACGTACTGGATAAAATTACAGTAACATATAGAAAAAATGTCCCCTGTTATTAAGACCTCCAAAAAGATGCCAAATAATTTCAATGCCTTTGTTTACTCTAGCTTTACAAACTTTATGGCCCAAGATTGAGCATCCCACATGTGTATATACGTTGGTATTTAATTATTTACTAGatgagtgctcgtgcgttgcaacaggaatatataataccacgaTAACATATGTATGTCCATATGTTGTGCCGTTAATCAAAATTTAGCAATCTCTAGAACTTTGTGGTAGTCATACTACAACAACAAAATTAAGCCCATGAAACAAATATAGTAGACGAGCTCTATATAAGAAATATTTTGATACATCTCTGATGACCACTCAATTTTAAAGCAACTTGCAAATATTGCAAAGAAGGTTGAGCTAAAAAACAGCAAACTGAAATGCTACCTACAATACATTTCAACAGGCTTAATAAATCACTACCCTGGTTGAACAATCCTAATTTTGGTCACTTCTAAACAACCATATATACAATTGTGTACACTCTCCAATAATTTTCATGAGGTATATATTATGATCTCGTTCAATGATCTTATCCAAATGCCAACAAGGTGGGTGAATGAGGAGCACAAGGGCTATGGACATTCAGAGCAAAGCAGATCAAAGCACACAGGATACATGCACCCTGAGCAGCATCGCAATCCAATTGTGGTTCCTACTTTTTTGTGCACCATACCTAGAAATAGAAGACATGCACCCTATCAGCAACCAATGGCAGTATATATTATAATTAATAAAAGAACCCTAAAAGTCTCATCAGCTGAAATACTTTATGAACTATATGTAAACTAGGAGATGGAGGGAATGATGGGAGTGTCAAATACTTTGATTCAACTTCAAAATTGCAGCAGTAATAAATATGCTCAAAACCTTCTTAAATACTCCAGCATAAAAAATATCACTTGGTGCTCCACCATTTCAAGCAATAAGGCTCTCTCCAACAAGGTCATGTAAAAGGTCCCGTTCGATATATTTAACTCACCGAGCTCGCCCCGGCCTACACCTCCAGCAAAGTCTTCTATCGCATCCTTTAAAATTTGGTGGCCTCTTCTCATCCTCTAAACGTAGCGGCTCCTTCTACAATTGTACAATTAATTGCCTTGCAATTTGGCAATGGTTTTGTTTGTTCAATATTCAATGCCATTTCAATGGTAGTTTACAATTGTGCCTTAGTTGCAAAAACAGATGGCAAACATAAGCATCCCAAAGAGGTGCGGGTGCATGAGCTAAACTGACAATTTGTTTTCAAAAGGAGATGGTTCAAATTGAAAAGAATGATTTGATGGCGTATTTTAGCGAAACAGAGTGATAAAAAATGACATGGCAACTACCATGTTAACCAACACTCATACAACACTTATAGTTCACACATATATCTAGCTAAAGTTGTTGCAAATAAACACAACACTTTATAGTTCACACATGTACCCAAAGGACTGAAGCGAGTGCACAACTTAGATATGGATCC
It contains:
- the LOC109943726 gene encoding protein SENSITIVE TO PROTON RHIZOTOXICITY 2, with protein sequence MIGGEGNPYYLQNQLFHHGHAALHGMEGGGFHAIEPPPASDSAADALLYNLSVLRDKVQQLQPLVGLALAHDGPGPVAAAPGAGAAIQEIIAAASSMMYAFQQLCGHGHGHGGAATASANNAAQQATQQGGANIVAVADNHGRMADTAATFGDHHQHQQAPVTDHVMQQQWQQQQHHCYGGGYGRRIHDSKMTPVAAAVAMPSSSHSKPMTTAVAGMAKEEVAAGTIIQLEAAELLAKYTHYCQVCGKGFKRDANLRMHMRAHGDEYKSSAALANPAKAAVVRNATAAPSSGAATTRSLYSCPHEGCRWNRKHAKFQPLKSVICAKNHYKRSHCPKMYVCNRCNRKHFSVLSDLRTHEKHCGDHRWLCSCGTSFSRKDKLIGHLALFSGHQPAVPLDRQANGGDRRSSSMSPWTTQLGT